From Carettochelys insculpta isolate YL-2023 chromosome 22, ASM3395843v1, whole genome shotgun sequence, one genomic window encodes:
- the EGFL8 gene encoding epidermal growth factor-like protein 8, producing the protein MAGGLPTLVVLLCGGLLGAGGQGAKPESRGVCARHTVRVPLVHNETFARALHQPYLTLCPGGRVCSTYRTTYQVAVRQVSREVLQSDTICCRGWRKRRAGASTCEEAVCHPPCRNGGICASPGRCRCPPGWGGRYCHLDADVHRSPAPLCPQRCPHPPGSYRCEPAGPPPPSPAPSPGTRGSRTPGFAGRGRGGLRDPPEERLSRQVRELQQHVEKLEERMEDALGTLRRLLPPALAELGPAEAAELWSRLRYLDRVDALGDQVLLLEERLGACACRDGTNGFGYEVTR; encoded by the exons ATGGCAGGGGGGCTGCCCACCCTAGTGGTCCTGCTCTGTGGGGGactcctgggggcaggagggcagggagccaagcCCGAGAG CCGGGGCGTCTGTGCCCGCCACACCGTGCGGGTCCCCCTAGTTCACAACGAGACCTTCGCCCGGGCGCTGCACCAGCCCTACCTGACCCTGTGCCCCGGTGGGCGGGTCTGCAGCACCTACAG GACCACGTACCAGGTGGCCGTGCGCCAGGTGAGCCGGGAGGTGCTGCAGAGCGACACAATCTGCTGCCGGGGCTGGAGGAAGAGGCGCGCTGGGGCGAGCACCTGCGAGGAGG ccgTGTGCCACCCGCCCTGTCGGAACGGGGGCATCTGCGCCAGCCCCGGCCGCTGCCGCTGCCCGCCCGGCTGGGGGGGGCGCTACTGCCACCTGG ATGCAGACGTGCACCGCTCTCCCgccccgctctgcccccagcgctgcccccacccGCCAGGCAGTTACCGCTGCGAGCCCGCCGGGCCCCCgccgcccagccccgcccccagcccaggtACGCGGGGCAGCCGGACGCCGGGGTTcgctgggagggggcggggggggctgcgggACCCCCCCGAGGAGCGGCTGAGCCGACAGGTgcgggagctgcagcagcacgtggagaagctggaggag cgcaTGGAGGACGCCCTGGGGACCCTGCGCCGCCTGCTGCCGCCCGCCCTGGCCGAGCTGGGCCCCGCCGAGGCCGCCGAGCTCTGGAGCCGCCTCCGGTACCTGGACCGGGTGGACGCGCTGGgggaccaggtgctgctgctggaggagcgaCTGGGGGCCT GCGCCTGCCGCGACGGGACAAACGGCTTCGGCTACGAGGTGACCCGGTGA